A genomic window from Silene latifolia isolate original U9 population chromosome Y, ASM4854445v1, whole genome shotgun sequence includes:
- the LOC141633705 gene encoding LOW QUALITY PROTEIN: uncharacterized protein LOC141633705 (The sequence of the model RefSeq protein was modified relative to this genomic sequence to represent the inferred CDS: deleted 2 bases in 1 codon; substituted 1 base at 1 genomic stop codon), with translation MSLVRRPSIIHFNRLFAAMLKIKRIYPHTTVISLNSHLELSGTRPDLYSIRILANCYCHLGRVDFGYSLLAKSLKLGYPFESNLVLFTTLIKGLVHNNQFPQAIELFDVVVVKLGIQPDIVTYDTIVKGLCGIGDNVGALHLLRELNSCPSGCKPRLTMYNTVIHSLNKDKLFTEAKEMLLEMVENNIAPNVYTYNMLIHMQCKNNMIDEAEALIQIMTKQGVAPNVFTYSTLLHGYCLCGQMDKARELFDLMIQTHCHPNVVTYGTLINGYVKLKSIDKAFDVLQEMFERGIAPNAKGFIALLXMGCKCRIPMARQLFNDMQIYGIKPNVCTYGALLDGVCKNAQLDEAKALLKEMESNGVAPNIIIYDILINNLCEAGRIEDAKNLVSVLLSRGMVFSHITYTTMIKGYCKEGRMNTAMKLLNKMKQIGCSPNVVTYTTLIDGLYKCNSIPVARQLFNEMQIYGIKPSVCTYGSLLDGLCKNAQLDEAKALLKEMESNGVAPNIVIFTILIHGLYEAGQVKDAENLVSVLLSRGMVPNHIIYSTMIKGYCKRGLMNTAIELLNQMKQVGCPPNDVTYNTIIQGFIFNGDLRNALCFCDIMVNEGFEANANTLSLLRNHLSHDKPKSFSTVWK, from the exons ATGTCTCTGGTGCGGCGACCTTCGATTATCCATTTTAACAGGCTATTTGCCGCCATGCTCAAAATCAAACGAATATATCCTCACACAACCGTCATTTCTCTCAATTCGCATCTTGAGTTATCCGGTACCCGACCTGATTTGTATTCCATTCGCATCCTCGCTAATTGTTACTGCCACTTAGGCCGTGTTGATTTTGGGTATTCTCTCCTTGCCAAGTCCCTTAAGCTTGGGTATCCCTTTGAGTCTAATTTAGTTTTATTCACCACTTTAATCAAAGGCCTTGTGCACAATAACCAATTTCCACAAGCTATTGAGTTGTTTGACGTAGTTGTCGTTAAGCTAGGCATTCAGCCAGATATAGTTACCTATGATACCATTGTGAAAGGTCTTTGCGGGATTGGAGACAATGTCGGCGCTCTCCACTTGCTCCGCGAGCTGAATTCTTGCCCCTCAGGTTGTAAGCCTCGCCTTACCATGTACAACACTGTTATCCATAGTCTCAACAAAGATAAACTCTTTACTGAGGCTAAGGAAATGTTGCTTGAGATGGTTGAGAACAACATTGCACCCAATGTTTATACTTATAACATGTTGATTCACATGCAATGTAAAAACAATATGATTGATGAAGCAGAAGCCCTTATACAGATAATGACTAAACAAGGTGTGGCTCCTAATGTATTTACTTATAGTACTTTATTGCATGGCTACTGCTTGTGCGGCCAAATGGACAAGGCAAGAGAGCTATTTGATTTAATGATTCAAACCCACTGCCACCCTAACGTTGTGACTTACGGTACTCTGATCAATGGATATGTTAAACTTAAAAGCATTGACAAGGCCTTCGACGTGTTGCAAGAAATGTTTGAGCGAGGGATTGCCCCTAATGCAAAGGGGTTTATTGCACTCTTATAGATGGGTTGT AAATGTAGGATCCCAATGGCACGTCAGCTCTTCAATGACATGCAAATCTATGGAATAAAGCCAAATGTTTGCACTTATGGTGCCTTACTAGACGGGGTATGTAAAAATGCACAGCTTGATGAAGCAAAGGCATTGCTCAAGGAGATGGAGTCTAATGGAGTTGCTCCTAATATTATCATCTACGATATCCTAATTAACAATTTATGTGAGGCTGGTCGGATTGAAGATGCTAAAAATCTTGTCTCTGTTCTCCTATCAAGGGGTATGGTATTCAGTCATATAACTTATACGACAATGATTAAGGGGTATTGCAAAGAAGGTCGTATGAATACAGCTATGAAGCTTCTAAACAAAATGAAGCAAATTGGATGCTCTCCTAATGTCGTGACTTATACCACACTCATAGATGGATTGTATAAATGTAATAGCATCCCAGTGGCACGTCAGCTATTCAATGAGATGCAAATATATGGAATTAAGCCAAGTGTTTGCACTTATGGTTCCTTATTAGACGGGTTATGCAAAAATGCACAGCTTGATGAAGCGAAGGCATTGCTCAAGGAGATGGAGTCTAATGGAGTTGCGCCTAATATTGTCATCTTCACTATCCTAATTCACGGTTTATATGAGGCTGGTCAAGTTAAAGATGCTGAAAACCTTGTCTCTGTTCTCCTATCAAGGGGTATGGTACCCAATCATATAATTTATAGTACAATGATTAAGGGGTATTGCAAAAGAGGTCTTATGAATACAGCTATTGAGCTCCTTAACCAAATGAAGCAAGTGGGATGCCCTCCCAATGATGTCACCTATAATACAATTATACAAGGATTCATATTCAACGGCGATTTGCGAAATGCATTATGTTTCTGTGATATAATGGTTAACGAGGGATTTGAGGCTAATGCTAACACTCTTTCTTTGTTACGTAACCATTTATCACATGATAAACCAAAGAGTTTTTCGActgtatggaagtga